The Pirellulaceae bacterium genome contains a region encoding:
- a CDS encoding HEAT repeat domain-containing protein, whose amino-acid sequence MTISRYPFSIVALLLLFVLPNAALGQQPLPAAGDESELLALLDSNAELFDKAKACQRLAVIGTAKSVPVVSKLLADPELSHYARTALESNPSTEVDQALRNALSELKGAQLVGVINSIAARNDTQAVGALIDLAAGDDQQVAAAAISALGLLVTPESISALQQVLTGDAALRVTAADACLAIADSLLADGRNADALGLLQALRSAELPQHINVAARFGEIRAGSQNANELMNSYLNDEDPALFRIGLELAHNLTGAETTDQLVQQLESLSPDRKILVMHVLGDRGDASALQTVVDAAGSQDAHMRIAAVRVLGRLGDRSVVPVLLKAAITDDEALATTARDSLAVLTGDDVDEQLASRLESSEGRARLVLVDVAGRRGIDRVIPLLLKYVSSDDPELRDSAIDGLGMTVGLKDFPQLVDQMLAMGSSASALPMKEALRRACQRMGDRDAAAKVLLDRTIDASAADQTELMNLLIYVGGQHALAGARAAAKSDDKSAANAATQSLGKWLTPDAAPVLLELSKSGDPAYRVRCLRGYIRIIRQFGLRPGQRLQMSKKAFAAASRDEERKLVFDTITRFPSAQGLKMIVPHLENSSLSEAAGKAAVTIGEKIVDNDPSSVADVMAKVIAVTKDEETANRAKVLIGRSQ is encoded by the coding sequence ATGACGATCTCTCGTTACCCATTTTCTATCGTCGCGCTCCTGCTGTTGTTCGTGTTGCCAAATGCGGCATTAGGGCAACAGCCGCTTCCAGCTGCGGGCGACGAGTCCGAACTGTTGGCCCTGCTGGATTCGAATGCTGAACTATTTGACAAGGCCAAGGCATGTCAGCGGCTAGCGGTTATTGGCACCGCAAAGTCAGTACCGGTAGTGTCAAAGTTGCTGGCCGATCCTGAATTGTCGCACTACGCGCGAACTGCTTTGGAATCGAATCCCAGTACGGAGGTCGATCAGGCATTGCGAAACGCGTTGAGTGAGCTGAAGGGTGCCCAACTTGTGGGTGTGATCAATTCCATTGCCGCTCGTAATGATACGCAAGCCGTCGGCGCGTTGATCGATCTAGCGGCGGGCGATGACCAGCAGGTTGCGGCAGCGGCTATTTCAGCCCTGGGTTTGCTCGTCACCCCTGAATCCATCTCCGCACTGCAGCAAGTGCTGACGGGTGATGCAGCGCTTCGTGTCACGGCGGCCGATGCCTGTCTGGCCATTGCGGACAGTTTGCTGGCAGACGGGAGGAATGCCGATGCGCTGGGCCTTCTTCAGGCGCTACGCTCGGCTGAGTTGCCGCAGCACATCAACGTTGCGGCACGCTTCGGTGAGATTCGTGCAGGTTCCCAAAATGCGAATGAGCTGATGAACTCCTATCTAAATGATGAGGACCCTGCCCTGTTTCGGATTGGCTTGGAACTTGCGCACAATTTGACCGGCGCGGAGACAACGGATCAACTGGTGCAACAGCTCGAGTCGCTTTCGCCAGACCGGAAAATTCTAGTCATGCATGTGCTGGGTGATCGGGGGGATGCCTCGGCGCTCCAGACAGTGGTTGATGCCGCAGGCTCCCAGGATGCCCACATGAGGATCGCGGCCGTTCGGGTTCTAGGTCGGTTGGGAGATCGCAGTGTCGTACCGGTCCTGCTGAAGGCGGCGATTACTGATGATGAAGCATTGGCTACAACCGCACGTGACAGCCTTGCTGTGCTAACAGGCGACGATGTCGATGAGCAATTAGCAAGTCGGCTGGAAAGTAGTGAAGGGCGAGCACGTTTGGTTCTGGTGGACGTAGCCGGTCGGCGCGGGATTGATCGCGTGATCCCGTTACTGCTGAAATACGTGTCCTCCGATGATCCAGAATTGCGGGACTCAGCCATCGATGGCCTGGGCATGACGGTTGGACTCAAGGACTTTCCCCAGCTGGTCGATCAAATGCTGGCGATGGGATCATCCGCATCCGCCTTGCCCATGAAGGAGGCCTTGCGCAGGGCCTGTCAACGCATGGGCGACCGCGATGCGGCGGCGAAAGTGCTGCTGGATCGAACGATTGACGCATCGGCTGCGGACCAAACAGAATTGATGAATCTGCTCATCTACGTGGGAGGGCAGCATGCACTGGCCGGCGCGCGGGCCGCCGCAAAAAGCGATGACAAATCAGCTGCCAATGCTGCCACACAGTCGCTTGGGAAATGGTTGACGCCAGATGCCGCTCCTGTTCTTTTGGAGTTGTCGAAGTCGGGCGATCCGGCCTACCGCGTCCGTTGTCTTCGCGGTTACATCCGCATTATTCGACAGTTTGGTTTGAGACCTGGACAGCGTTTGCAGATGAGTAAGAAAGCTTTTGCCGCGGCGAGTCGAGATGAAGAGCGGAAGCTGGTGTTTGATACGATTACCCGATTCCCTTCCGCACAAGGTCTGAAAATGATCGTGCCCCACTTGGAGAACTCGTCCCTGAGCGAAGCTGCGGGCAAGGCGGCCGTGACGATTGGGGAAAAAATTGTCGACAACGATCCGAGTTCGGTTGCTGATGTGATGGCGAAAGTCATTGCGGTTACCAAGGACGAGGAGACGGCCAATCGAGCGAAAGTTTTGATTGGGCGGTCGCAGTAA
- a CDS encoding CotH kinase family protein has protein sequence MARPFVNRCKGTRRLILDIESLEARQLLAVNPIITEFMADNDDNIGLGEIERDFGKADPLGDGSSPDWIEIYNGGDQSIDLKNYYLTDDREDLTQWRFPSVKVEPDSYLLVFASGNGSNDNPFDDQGNLHTNFGLRSRGEYIALVAPDQKTVLSEFSTGNAVFPPQASDVSFGFSQTTSLISPQSEVSYLIPKDGALGMDWVSTSFDAHSHGFSAGLASLGYETRPDDRRNFEGQFETRLPVDTLAAYVRAEFDVADTSDFSKLLLQLQYDNGFIAYINGVEVARDNAPDNANWSSEATSTSRRDSSALAFAAFDLSNHTTAIQSGKNVLAIHLLNHSSDTSDMLLGVVFSADKPLADSNAGYLLTPTPGSHNVFVDSFSGPRIRDVTKNPGALHDDQALIVTAAVQKANADIDHVSLHYRIMFEDEVLVDMVDNGTQGDTLAGDGIYSATIPQSASHAGQMIRWRVTTADVNGNAMHWPLFADPENSDQYFGTMIQDPQVVSNLPVLHWFIDDANFQGAGTAASGRGAIFYGNQFYDNVGADAHGQSTRTFPKKSYDLDFNPGNRFEWRADERGVRDINLITNWADKAKFRHALAYDMYRDAKSPAFFAFPVRVQRNGVFFSVADLIEDADDRTLERLGLNPDGSLYKMYDSLLSRGAWEKKTRRWEDKSDLEALRAGTRLRDEEWRNYAFDNLDIPGFVNFLPLFDLQNNKGCCHKNYYLYRDTHITDEWQMFIWDPDLAFGHDFKGDSGYFDDAMDWDNPLFSSRGTNNSLLRKLYSSRDTPGFNEMYLRRLRTLMDEFLQPSDTPYQDRYLENRIDDYLNLIDPNDDPFDPTPNPPQWPEARFGVVQGTDDADLDYNTWGSWHHANGSRLHGDRGETMREHTQRIKDDYLNQRRDFLYGLPQLPPQQIGNPALKFGLIEAEPTSGNSAEEFIELQNPHQMAVDISGWRFTAGVDFTFPAGTVIPSGWTLLVTADKSHFRNRSNGPTGNQGRFIVGGWEGELTTGETLTLSGVNGDVVTTEVVPSTRIVGDVNRDGIFDSSDIVAVFIAGKYEDRFSRNTTFNEGDWNHDRKFDSSDLVLAFQSGNYTVAAEKNNISAAAIDSLFADDDDNRFRRTSINGNSSKFNEFDFSPAGDEVKIQLLKQQQDQQR, from the coding sequence ATGGCTCGACCTTTTGTGAATCGTTGCAAGGGTACACGACGATTGATTCTGGATATCGAAAGTCTCGAAGCACGACAATTACTTGCCGTAAATCCGATCATCACGGAATTCATGGCTGACAATGATGACAATATTGGTCTCGGTGAAATAGAACGGGATTTTGGCAAGGCAGACCCCTTGGGTGACGGCAGTTCGCCTGATTGGATTGAGATTTACAATGGTGGTGACCAGTCGATCGATCTGAAAAATTATTATTTGACAGACGATCGGGAAGACTTGACTCAATGGCGGTTCCCGAGTGTCAAAGTGGAACCCGATTCTTATCTGTTGGTTTTTGCATCTGGAAATGGAAGCAACGACAACCCGTTTGATGACCAGGGAAACCTGCATACAAATTTCGGACTTCGTAGCCGTGGTGAATACATCGCCCTGGTAGCACCCGATCAGAAGACGGTCTTGTCAGAGTTCTCAACCGGGAACGCCGTTTTTCCACCACAGGCTTCCGATGTTTCATTTGGATTCTCACAGACCACATCCCTCATTAGCCCTCAGTCAGAAGTGAGCTATCTTATCCCAAAGGATGGTGCGCTTGGCATGGATTGGGTCTCGACAAGTTTTGACGCGCATTCGCACGGTTTTTCCGCCGGCCTGGCATCGCTGGGATACGAAACGCGACCCGATGACCGAAGAAACTTTGAAGGTCAATTCGAGACCCGACTGCCTGTGGATACGCTCGCCGCTTATGTTCGCGCAGAATTCGACGTGGCTGATACATCCGATTTCTCGAAACTATTATTGCAACTGCAATACGACAACGGGTTTATCGCCTACATCAATGGTGTCGAGGTTGCTCGCGACAATGCGCCCGACAATGCGAACTGGTCTTCTGAGGCCACCAGTACATCGCGTCGTGATTCATCAGCGTTGGCTTTTGCGGCCTTTGACTTGTCAAATCACACTACGGCGATCCAGAGTGGCAAAAATGTCCTGGCAATCCATCTCCTCAACCATTCGTCCGACACAAGCGATATGTTACTGGGAGTCGTATTTTCAGCTGACAAACCACTGGCAGACTCCAATGCCGGCTATCTCTTGACACCCACCCCAGGCAGTCACAACGTTTTTGTAGATTCGTTTTCCGGACCACGAATTCGTGATGTTACGAAAAACCCCGGGGCACTTCACGATGACCAGGCCCTGATCGTCACCGCTGCCGTTCAAAAAGCCAACGCAGATATCGACCATGTCTCTTTGCACTATCGCATCATGTTCGAGGATGAAGTCTTGGTCGACATGGTGGATAATGGAACGCAAGGTGATACCCTTGCAGGTGACGGAATTTATTCCGCCACCATCCCGCAGTCGGCTTCACATGCAGGACAGATGATACGCTGGCGAGTTACCACGGCGGATGTCAATGGCAACGCCATGCATTGGCCCTTGTTTGCTGACCCAGAAAACTCAGACCAGTATTTTGGAACGATGATTCAAGATCCTCAGGTGGTTAGCAACTTACCTGTTCTTCACTGGTTCATCGACGACGCGAATTTCCAAGGTGCTGGTACGGCGGCGAGTGGACGCGGTGCGATTTTTTATGGCAATCAGTTCTACGATAACGTGGGCGCCGACGCCCATGGACAGTCAACGCGCACTTTCCCCAAGAAAAGTTACGACCTCGACTTCAATCCGGGAAATCGATTCGAATGGCGAGCCGATGAACGTGGTGTACGAGACATTAATCTGATTACCAATTGGGCTGACAAAGCCAAGTTCCGTCACGCGCTGGCGTATGACATGTATCGCGACGCCAAGTCACCCGCGTTCTTTGCATTTCCGGTTCGCGTTCAGCGCAATGGCGTTTTCTTCAGCGTTGCTGATTTAATCGAAGATGCCGACGATCGTACACTGGAGCGATTAGGGCTCAATCCAGATGGCTCGCTTTATAAAATGTATGACTCGCTTCTGTCACGAGGTGCGTGGGAAAAAAAGACCCGTCGCTGGGAAGACAAATCAGATCTCGAAGCACTTCGCGCTGGAACTCGATTGCGCGACGAGGAATGGCGAAACTATGCATTCGACAATCTCGACATCCCCGGTTTTGTAAACTTCCTGCCACTATTCGATCTACAAAACAACAAGGGATGCTGCCACAAGAATTATTACCTGTATCGTGATACGCACATCACAGACGAATGGCAAATGTTTATCTGGGACCCGGACTTGGCTTTCGGACACGATTTCAAGGGAGACTCAGGCTACTTTGATGACGCAATGGATTGGGACAATCCTCTCTTCTCAAGTCGTGGCACCAATAATTCATTGCTTCGAAAACTCTATTCCAGCCGAGATACGCCGGGCTTCAACGAAATGTATCTTCGGCGATTGCGAACCCTGATGGACGAGTTCTTACAGCCAAGCGATACACCTTACCAAGATCGCTACCTCGAGAATCGCATCGATGACTATCTCAATTTGATTGATCCAAACGACGATCCATTTGATCCAACACCCAATCCTCCCCAATGGCCCGAAGCACGATTCGGGGTCGTACAAGGGACTGATGATGCAGATCTGGATTACAACACTTGGGGTTCATGGCATCATGCGAATGGTTCTCGCTTGCATGGTGATCGGGGAGAAACAATGCGCGAACACACACAAAGGATAAAGGATGATTATCTAAATCAACGCCGTGATTTCCTCTATGGATTACCTCAACTTCCCCCGCAACAAATCGGAAATCCAGCACTGAAATTTGGATTGATCGAGGCAGAACCAACAAGCGGAAACTCAGCGGAAGAATTCATCGAATTGCAGAATCCGCATCAAATGGCTGTCGATATTTCGGGATGGCGTTTTACAGCAGGTGTGGACTTTACATTTCCGGCAGGAACCGTAATTCCATCTGGGTGGACGCTCCTCGTCACGGCAGACAAAAGTCATTTTCGAAATCGATCAAATGGGCCCACCGGAAATCAGGGGCGGTTTATTGTAGGCGGATGGGAAGGGGAACTGACCACCGGCGAAACGTTGACGCTAAGCGGCGTGAACGGCGACGTGGTGACAACGGAAGTCGTTCCTTCAACTCGAATCGTTGGCGATGTCAACCGCGATGGCATTTTCGACTCCTCCGACATTGTCGCAGTTTTCATCGCTGGCAAATATGAGGATCGTTTCTCTCGCAACACCACATTTAACGAAGGTGACTGGAACCACGATCGCAAATTCGATTCCAGTGATTTAGTGTTGGCGTTTCAGAGCGGTAATTACACGGTCGCGGCAGAAAAGAATAACATCTCAGCAGCCGCCATCGATTCTTTATTTGCAGACGATGATGACAATCGATTTCGCCGGACAAGCATAAACGGCAATAGTTCAAAATTCAATGAATTCGATTTTTCCCCAGCAGGCGATGAGGTGAAGATCCAGCTTTTGAAACAACAACAAGATCAACAAAGGTGA
- a CDS encoding Gfo/Idh/MocA family oxidoreductase, which produces MKAKNRRDFLQTSVAAVAAIAAPTIVPSSALGLGGAIAPSNRIVLGGLGVGRRGTTDLKCFLANPDVQFVAIADLQKTRREAVKTLADNTYGNKDCVLYQDMDDVLARDDIDALLIATGDRWHTMASILAAKAGKDVYCEKPCSLTIAESRALADAYRKYNRVYQAGTQRRTIGNFEFAKNLVQGGKLGKLHTIHANTRPPATSHHWLPAEPEPAKDVCDWNRWLGPCPWRPYNSQYVAGRWRGHFDFHGGGILEWGSHTVDLCQWAAGRDDTAPVEYIPNADGVDCFYADGLKLVMRSEGWMGMGTCSVRYEGEDGWIETGDSGNFILEPESLRTQQSVFNRAGTDPTTHIRNFLDCVKTRGLTNANAAVVAQSHVVCHAAYIAWQLGRKLTFDPVKEEFAGDEEANRMRSRAMREPWHV; this is translated from the coding sequence ATGAAAGCCAAGAACCGACGTGACTTTTTGCAGACTTCAGTGGCCGCAGTCGCTGCAATCGCCGCGCCTACCATTGTGCCCTCATCGGCTCTGGGGTTGGGCGGCGCGATTGCGCCTAGCAATCGAATTGTATTGGGTGGTCTGGGGGTTGGGCGGCGAGGTACCACGGACCTCAAATGTTTTCTCGCTAATCCGGATGTTCAATTTGTCGCCATTGCTGATTTACAAAAAACGCGACGCGAAGCAGTCAAGACGCTCGCCGATAACACCTATGGAAACAAAGATTGTGTTCTCTATCAGGATATGGATGACGTTTTGGCGCGAGATGACATTGATGCGTTGCTGATTGCGACCGGTGATCGTTGGCACACGATGGCCTCTATTCTCGCTGCCAAAGCTGGCAAGGACGTCTATTGTGAGAAACCGTGTTCGCTGACCATTGCCGAGAGCCGTGCCTTAGCCGACGCGTATCGAAAGTATAACCGCGTCTATCAAGCGGGAACTCAACGACGCACCATTGGCAACTTTGAATTTGCCAAAAATTTGGTTCAAGGCGGCAAGCTTGGCAAGCTACATACCATTCATGCCAACACGCGACCGCCGGCCACCAGTCATCATTGGTTGCCCGCCGAACCGGAACCGGCGAAAGACGTTTGCGACTGGAATCGATGGCTGGGTCCATGTCCGTGGCGGCCCTATAACTCACAGTATGTCGCGGGTCGCTGGCGGGGACATTTTGATTTCCATGGCGGTGGGATTCTTGAATGGGGATCCCATACGGTCGATCTTTGCCAATGGGCAGCCGGCAGAGACGACACGGCGCCAGTCGAGTACATCCCCAATGCCGATGGGGTCGACTGTTTTTACGCCGACGGACTAAAGCTGGTCATGCGCAGCGAAGGTTGGATGGGGATGGGCACCTGTAGCGTGCGTTACGAAGGGGAGGATGGCTGGATCGAAACGGGAGATTCGGGAAATTTCATTCTCGAACCGGAATCGCTGCGGACTCAGCAATCGGTCTTTAACCGTGCCGGAACCGATCCGACTACCCATATCCGTAACTTCCTGGATTGCGTCAAGACACGAGGTTTAACCAACGCCAACGCTGCCGTAGTGGCGCAGTCGCATGTCGTGTGCCACGCAGCCTACATTGCCTGGCAACTCGGTCGCAAACTGACATTTGATCCAGTGAAGGAAGAGTTCGCGGGCGACGAAGAAGCGAACCGTATGCGTTCTCGAGCGATGCGTGAACCGTGGCACGTTTGA
- a CDS encoding DUF1501 domain-containing protein yields MIELGRFRSQSCDGISRRSFVRAAAALPWAWQLKQSHAATNRSSPRSKAKSVLMIWLWGGPSHLDTFDPKPDAASSIRSPFKTISTKTPGIHLTELLPKLAQRTDKVTLVRSCRFSGNHDMLCLTGSRGRGSSAEPNFGSVIAQRFPGAGLPPFISVAPKTTLTHGFPCTTVPGSSAGRLGAAFNPFFVKCASNADIEIPSLALANGLTPQRLTDRKLLLEQIDLLKRASDSETIDALDKHHSNAYSLLTSGDAFRAFDLSKESPKTHDAYGQTAFGKSLLLGRRLVEVGVPYVQVNWSLGVDGLEEGPLMGWDTHRNGFGQLMTYHGPIFDRAFAALLDDLEDRGLLNDTLVCAFGEMGRSPKINEIGGREHWATCSTLWAGAGIEGGRVIGKTDRIGAEPVTTPITPLMVGTSIAESMGIDSEARAKMRVLSGGNAIEGLF; encoded by the coding sequence ATGATTGAATTAGGTAGGTTCCGTAGTCAGTCGTGTGATGGTATCAGTCGTAGATCCTTTGTGAGGGCCGCTGCTGCGTTACCATGGGCGTGGCAACTCAAGCAGTCACACGCGGCTACGAATCGTTCCTCTCCACGAAGTAAAGCGAAGTCAGTTTTAATGATCTGGCTCTGGGGCGGACCGTCTCATTTGGATACATTCGATCCAAAGCCAGATGCGGCAAGTTCGATTCGATCACCATTCAAAACGATCTCGACCAAAACGCCCGGCATTCATCTCACCGAGCTACTTCCAAAATTGGCTCAGCGAACCGATAAGGTGACACTCGTCCGGTCATGTCGATTTTCTGGCAATCATGACATGCTTTGCCTCACAGGATCACGCGGCAGAGGTTCCTCAGCAGAACCGAATTTTGGATCGGTGATTGCGCAACGGTTTCCTGGAGCTGGTTTGCCTCCGTTCATTTCGGTTGCGCCGAAGACAACATTGACCCATGGGTTTCCTTGCACAACGGTTCCCGGTTCTAGTGCGGGACGCCTTGGCGCGGCCTTTAATCCCTTTTTTGTGAAGTGTGCGTCCAATGCAGATATTGAGATACCAAGCCTTGCCTTGGCCAATGGACTAACCCCACAACGACTCACGGATCGAAAGTTACTGCTGGAACAGATTGACCTGTTGAAACGAGCCAGCGATAGCGAGACGATTGATGCACTCGATAAACATCATTCGAATGCATATTCGCTACTTACGTCAGGAGATGCTTTTCGGGCCTTCGACCTGAGCAAGGAATCGCCCAAAACACACGATGCTTATGGGCAAACGGCTTTTGGGAAGAGTTTGTTGCTGGGGCGACGCTTAGTCGAAGTTGGCGTTCCTTATGTTCAGGTCAACTGGAGCTTAGGAGTCGATGGATTAGAAGAGGGGCCTCTGATGGGTTGGGATACTCACCGGAATGGCTTTGGTCAACTGATGACCTACCATGGTCCAATTTTCGATCGTGCATTTGCAGCATTGTTAGACGACCTCGAAGATCGCGGCCTTTTGAATGACACGCTTGTTTGTGCGTTCGGTGAAATGGGGCGATCGCCGAAGATCAATGAGATTGGTGGGCGTGAACATTGGGCCACTTGCTCAACCCTTTGGGCGGGAGCTGGGATCGAAGGCGGGCGTGTGATTGGAAAGACGGATCGAATCGGTGCTGAACCGGTGACGACCCCGATAACGCCGCTCATGGTCGGAACGTCAATCGCCGAATCGATGGGAATCGATTCTGAGGCGCGAGCGAAAATGCGAGTGCTTAGCGGAGGTAATGCGATCGAAGGCCTGTTTTAA
- a CDS encoding acyltransferase family protein — translation MSANNYRPEIDGLRAVAVVAVILFHAELGCPGGFVGVDVFFVISGFLITGIIQRGIETDSFSLLEFWERRISRIFPALFVMVAATLAAGYWFLLPSELKDLGESSLAQSLLLANVYFWKDTGYFGGSAQHKPLLHTWSLALEEQFYILLPLALCFVRRISRKKLFALLSVVALLSFAAGVYGTMYYPRATFYLLPTRAWELLIGCLLAIFPWRLSASEIRDRLIAFMGMLAIALPIFVYDPKTPFPGLAAVPPVVGTAAVIFSAASTPNMWICKVLAWRPVVFVGLISYSLYLWHWPLFVYMRLHFGVLSWAQTVFACLLAFLLAVLSWKFIERPFRNRIFLQRRRRLFGTAFALSGVAILASVFLIQTDGMSGRLSESFSDIAQDVKWKGSDIKLKAKNSDADLVIFGDSHAMALSHTINRIAKQRGASVDGIFYHGVLALPNVSRVGREIGAIDVLSRINEKNPTHVALIFRWSLYTVGSSDLDDKAAKVKLVDEEASGNADGANAEIIQAGIQRLVDLCAARCITLWIMKEVPETGEHSPARQWCLYMCDRIAKPSNRRRSHVFYQERTAEIEKVFRSIAPGAVRFLDPAPMLFDDEQMTINYDGQRALYRDNDHLTRWGARRLEPLIEEIFGEISAETNSSGH, via the coding sequence ATGTCAGCAAATAATTATCGACCTGAAATAGACGGATTGCGAGCAGTCGCAGTGGTGGCGGTCATCCTGTTCCATGCAGAGCTGGGATGCCCGGGCGGATTCGTTGGTGTCGATGTGTTTTTTGTTATCTCAGGATTCTTGATTACTGGGATCATTCAACGTGGGATCGAAACAGACTCTTTTTCGCTTCTGGAGTTTTGGGAACGGCGAATTAGCAGAATTTTTCCCGCCCTTTTTGTGATGGTTGCCGCCACGCTGGCTGCCGGATACTGGTTTCTTTTGCCGAGTGAACTAAAGGACTTGGGCGAATCCTCGCTGGCTCAATCCTTGCTGTTGGCAAATGTTTATTTTTGGAAAGACACGGGCTATTTTGGTGGTTCGGCTCAACACAAGCCGCTGCTTCACACTTGGTCCCTAGCACTGGAAGAACAGTTCTACATCCTGTTACCTTTGGCATTGTGTTTTGTTAGACGGATCAGTCGCAAAAAACTTTTTGCATTGTTAAGTGTGGTGGCGCTACTGTCTTTTGCTGCCGGCGTCTACGGGACCATGTACTATCCTCGTGCAACATTTTACCTACTGCCAACGCGAGCATGGGAATTGTTGATCGGCTGCTTGTTGGCGATTTTTCCCTGGAGGCTTTCGGCATCAGAGATTCGCGATCGTTTGATTGCTTTCATGGGGATGCTGGCAATTGCCTTGCCGATTTTCGTGTATGACCCCAAGACACCGTTCCCCGGTCTGGCCGCTGTACCTCCCGTGGTGGGCACAGCGGCAGTGATCTTCTCGGCCGCGAGTACGCCAAACATGTGGATTTGCAAAGTACTTGCTTGGCGGCCCGTCGTGTTTGTCGGACTCATTTCTTACTCACTCTACTTGTGGCACTGGCCGCTCTTTGTTTACATGCGGCTGCATTTTGGGGTTTTGAGTTGGGCGCAAACAGTTTTTGCATGCCTTTTGGCTTTCTTACTTGCTGTCTTGTCGTGGAAATTCATTGAACGGCCCTTTCGGAATCGCATCTTTCTCCAACGACGACGTCGATTGTTTGGGACTGCCTTTGCGCTCAGCGGAGTCGCAATCCTTGCCAGTGTCTTTCTCATTCAGACGGATGGAATGAGTGGACGGCTGTCGGAATCTTTTAGCGATATTGCCCAGGATGTGAAATGGAAAGGCAGTGATATCAAGTTAAAGGCAAAAAACAGCGATGCGGATTTAGTTATTTTTGGAGACAGTCATGCGATGGCCTTGAGCCATACAATCAATCGTATTGCTAAACAGCGCGGCGCGTCTGTCGACGGAATCTTTTACCATGGTGTTCTTGCCTTGCCAAACGTTTCGCGAGTTGGTCGGGAAATCGGTGCGATTGATGTTTTGTCTCGGATCAATGAAAAGAATCCAACTCATGTTGCCTTGATATTTAGATGGTCACTTTACACGGTGGGCTCTTCAGATCTGGATGACAAAGCAGCTAAGGTCAAGTTGGTCGACGAAGAGGCGAGTGGAAATGCAGACGGAGCCAACGCTGAAATTATCCAAGCGGGCATTCAACGGTTGGTGGATCTTTGTGCCGCGAGGTGCATCACGCTTTGGATTATGAAGGAGGTACCAGAAACGGGTGAGCATTCACCAGCTCGGCAGTGGTGTTTGTACATGTGCGATCGAATTGCCAAGCCGTCGAATAGAAGACGCAGTCATGTTTTTTATCAAGAACGGACGGCGGAAATTGAGAAGGTGTTCCGATCAATAGCCCCCGGCGCAGTGCGTTTTCTCGATCCGGCTCCAATGCTTTTCGATGACGAGCAAATGACAATCAATTATGACGGTCAGCGGGCGTTGTATCGCGATAACGACCATCTCACTCGTTGGGGAGCACGCAGGCTGGAGCCGCTGATCGAGGAAATCTTCGGAGAAATTTCAGCCGAAACGAATTCGAGCGGGCATTAA